One Streptomyces sp. V4I8 genomic window carries:
- a CDS encoding cation:dicarboxylate symporter family transporter — protein sequence MPPSEPSLPRRVARTLRTSLFAQVACALVLGIVVGKLWPGFAADLQPLGDGFIRLIKTIISPLVFCVVVVGIAKAGDLKAFGRIGLKALIWFEVASTLALVIGLLAANLVQPGSGMHVDPSTLDASAVDAKTGGGHLPSTTQFVLEAIPTSFIGAFAENSLLQVLILACLVGAALLHLGHTKVPKVLPAIEQAQEVIFAIVGFVMRLAPIAVFGAMAVLIGNYGLGVIETYGKLIVLCYVAAALFIALLAVALKVVTGLSLWKFLRYIREEMLLALGTASTESVLPRVMQKLRKAGARDDAVGLVLPTGYSFNLDGASLYLSIGTLFIAQAVGVDLSLSQQITVILVLMLTSKGMAGIPGSAFLALSATASSLGAIPAGAVALLLGVDRIMDSMRVVTNLLGNCVAVFAVSRWEGALDRERAKKVLDGEIQVDLDDDEPEAGLEQEKAELKKPEAPQEGDPVVVRVQTGKETASETG from the coding sequence GTGCCGCCGTCCGAACCGTCCCTGCCGCGACGCGTCGCACGCACACTGCGTACCTCTCTCTTCGCGCAGGTCGCCTGCGCGCTCGTGCTCGGCATCGTCGTCGGGAAGCTGTGGCCCGGGTTCGCCGCGGATCTGCAGCCGCTCGGCGACGGTTTCATCCGGCTCATCAAGACGATCATCTCGCCGCTCGTGTTCTGTGTGGTCGTCGTCGGTATCGCCAAGGCCGGTGACCTGAAGGCGTTCGGCCGGATCGGGCTGAAGGCCCTGATCTGGTTCGAGGTCGCGAGCACGCTCGCGCTGGTCATCGGATTGCTCGCCGCCAATCTGGTCCAGCCCGGGTCGGGGATGCACGTCGACCCGTCCACGCTCGACGCCTCGGCGGTCGACGCGAAGACCGGCGGTGGGCACCTGCCGTCGACGACCCAGTTCGTCCTTGAGGCGATTCCGACCTCCTTCATCGGGGCCTTCGCCGAGAACTCCCTGCTGCAGGTGCTCATCCTGGCCTGTCTGGTGGGTGCCGCGCTGTTGCACCTCGGCCACACCAAGGTGCCGAAGGTGCTGCCGGCCATCGAGCAGGCCCAGGAGGTCATCTTCGCGATCGTCGGCTTCGTGATGCGGCTGGCCCCGATCGCCGTGTTCGGCGCGATGGCCGTCCTGATCGGCAACTACGGCCTCGGCGTCATCGAGACGTACGGCAAGCTGATCGTGCTGTGCTACGTGGCCGCGGCGCTGTTCATCGCGCTTCTGGCCGTCGCCCTGAAGGTGGTTACCGGGCTCAGCCTCTGGAAGTTCCTGCGGTACATCCGTGAGGAGATGTTGCTCGCGCTCGGCACCGCCTCCACCGAGTCCGTCCTGCCGCGTGTCATGCAGAAGTTGCGCAAGGCGGGCGCCCGCGACGACGCCGTGGGTCTGGTGCTGCCGACGGGCTACTCCTTCAACCTCGACGGCGCCTCGCTGTACCTGTCCATCGGGACGCTGTTCATCGCCCAGGCCGTGGGAGTGGACCTCAGCCTCAGCCAGCAGATCACCGTCATCCTGGTGCTGATGCTGACCAGCAAGGGCATGGCGGGCATCCCCGGCTCGGCGTTCCTCGCCCTGTCCGCCACCGCTTCCTCGCTGGGCGCGATCCCGGCCGGAGCCGTCGCGCTGCTGCTCGGAGTGGACCGCATCATGGACTCGATGCGCGTCGTCACCAACCTGCTCGGCAACTGCGTCGCGGTCTTCGCGGTCTCCCGCTGGGAGGGCGCCCTGGACAGGGAGCGGGCGAAGAAGGTCCTGGACGGCGAGATCCAGGTCGACCTGGACGACGACGAGCCGGAGGCGGGGCTCGAGCAGGAGAAGGCGGAGCTCAAGAAGCCCGAGGCCCCGCAGGAGGGGGACCCTGTCGTCGTACGGGTCCAGACAGGCAAGGAGACGGCTTCCGAGACCGGTTGA
- a CDS encoding peptide-N4-asparagine amidase yields MKRRIVMSMLAGATLLASSLLGATPAQSADVPAEFGTDWHDPITAAPPVTKPSGKSCQVTLAEAQFRDFTPYKGTYTPPDGCGDRWSKVVLRMDGKVKGRQYDRLGYLHVGGVEIFRTSTPEPSPDGIEWSVEKDVTRYSDAFHRGQDVEMLIGNVVDDTYTGIIDVKVTLTFYPGRPTSTSSRPTSTSGLPASTSSHPASTSGRPAPTPDRVLTLQDGTLTTPRNSERIVAEVYATGSGGGCEEFWYLSAPDPAPYSCKAGGGPYREVQIEVDGRLAGIAAPFPHVWTGGWSNPFLWYVTPGPRAFDVKPIEYDLTPFAGLLNDGRPHRVQVSVVGVPAGQSGWSAPVNVLVWQDAQSEHVTGKLTRHHVGDLANSSTYTPGSEHRVDTEGGHRLTVAGYVDTSHGRVTTTVSRSLTNTSGHRWTDGENLDALDATWTDDQSVTVDGRGPARTTRTQRTYTMDGSITIGAGDRLRTVLTLGDRAVVGTAQGGRRIAWSWLDDTVEGDASWTLNVPRDQRHATGTTSERYRLYDSDSPHGSDDSNSSNGPHGCYDRSLTSVQGMLTEDRSGC; encoded by the coding sequence ATGAAGAGACGGATCGTCATGTCCATGCTCGCAGGAGCGACCCTTCTGGCGAGCTCGCTGCTCGGGGCGACCCCCGCCCAGTCGGCCGATGTGCCCGCCGAGTTCGGCACCGACTGGCACGACCCCATCACCGCCGCCCCACCGGTCACCAAGCCCTCCGGGAAGTCCTGCCAAGTCACGCTCGCCGAGGCGCAGTTCCGCGACTTCACGCCGTACAAGGGCACCTACACACCGCCCGACGGCTGCGGCGACCGCTGGAGCAAGGTCGTGCTGCGGATGGACGGCAAGGTCAAGGGGCGTCAGTACGACCGGCTCGGCTATCTGCACGTCGGCGGGGTCGAGATCTTCCGTACGTCGACGCCGGAGCCGTCCCCCGACGGGATCGAGTGGTCCGTCGAGAAGGACGTCACGCGGTACAGCGACGCCTTCCACCGCGGCCAGGACGTCGAGATGCTCATCGGGAACGTCGTCGACGACACCTACACCGGCATCATCGACGTCAAGGTCACGCTGACGTTCTACCCAGGCCGCCCCACCTCGACCTCCAGCCGCCCCACCTCGACCTCCGGCCTCCCCGCCTCGACTTCCAGCCACCCCGCCTCGACTTCCGGCCGCCCAGCCCCGACCCCCGACCGCGTCCTCACCCTCCAGGACGGCACGCTCACCACCCCGCGCAACAGCGAACGCATCGTCGCCGAGGTGTACGCCACCGGATCCGGCGGGGGCTGCGAGGAGTTCTGGTACCTGTCGGCGCCCGACCCGGCGCCCTACTCCTGCAAGGCCGGCGGTGGTCCCTACCGTGAGGTGCAGATCGAGGTCGACGGCCGACTCGCCGGAATCGCCGCGCCGTTCCCGCACGTGTGGACGGGCGGCTGGTCCAACCCCTTCCTCTGGTACGTCACTCCGGGGCCGCGCGCCTTCGACGTCAAGCCGATCGAATACGACCTGACGCCGTTCGCCGGCCTCCTCAATGACGGCCGCCCGCACCGCGTACAGGTCTCCGTCGTAGGCGTTCCGGCGGGGCAGAGCGGCTGGAGCGCGCCCGTGAACGTCCTCGTCTGGCAGGACGCGCAGAGCGAGCACGTCACGGGGAAGCTCACGAGGCACCACGTCGGTGACCTCGCCAACTCCTCCACGTACACGCCCGGTTCGGAGCACCGTGTGGACACCGAGGGTGGTCACCGGCTGACCGTGGCCGGATACGTCGACACTTCGCACGGCCGGGTGACGACCACCGTCAGCCGGTCGCTCACGAACACGTCCGGGCACCGCTGGACCGACGGAGAGAACCTGGACGCCCTCGATGCCACCTGGACGGACGACCAGTCGGTCACCGTCGACGGACGCGGACCGGCCCGCACGACCCGCACCCAGCGGACGTACACGATGGACGGCTCCATCACGATCGGCGCGGGCGACCGGTTGCGCACCGTACTGACCCTCGGTGACCGTGCCGTGGTCGGGACGGCGCAGGGCGGACGACGGATCGCGTGGTCGTGGCTCGACGACACCGTCGAGGGCGACGCCTCATGGACGTTGAACGTGCCCCGCGACCAGCGGCACGCGACCGGTACGACGAGCGAGCGCTACCGGCTGTACGACTCGGACAGTCCGCATGGCTCGGACGACTCGAACAGCTCGAACGGCCCGCATGGCTGCTACGACCGTTCCCTGACCAGCGTCCAGGGGATGCTCACCGAGGATCGCAGCGGCTGCTGA
- a CDS encoding ABC transporter ATP-binding protein, with translation MQIQDLPYPDPGVPDARSGPRFLWWLFRNQVGGQLKSLAWGLLHFLSVSALPFCVGVAVQAVVDRSGAQLAVAGGLLVLCCAGNALGDTFLHRTAVTNWITAAARVQQVLARKTAQLGSALTRRVAAGEVVAVSTGDVEKIGWFVEAWSRFTAAAVTLVVVCVGLVVYQPALGVIVAVGLPVLAVAVLPLLPRATRRADFQREKAGRATELASDTVAGLRVLRGIGGEELFLDRYRRASQEVRHAAVRSARMWSLISAIQVLLPGLLLIAVVWYGVHLAGQGRVTVGELVTVYSSIMILTYPLRHFEEIAMAYSFSRPSARRAARVLSLERVTDTDGSRDGSEVPAGDLYDPATGLLASAGRLTAVVCGDPDAAGRLAERLGGHPSEEGASVLLGGVPLDELPLDCARTAVLVQDKDPVLLSGTLRELLDVPRSGDVGAEQALAAAQCEDVLAALVQGSLDAEDPMDARITERGRSLSGGQRQRLALARSLMTDPEVLVLDEPTSAVDSHTEARIAEGVRNLREGRTTVVFTSSPLLLDRADRVVLVHEGTVAAVGAHRELVHGEPRYRAVVTRETEEEATLNAALPDRDAAAEGAGAALDRGLKELQEIEESA, from the coding sequence ATGCAGATTCAAGACCTTCCGTATCCCGATCCAGGTGTGCCGGACGCACGCTCGGGTCCCCGATTCCTGTGGTGGCTCTTCAGGAACCAGGTGGGCGGACAGCTCAAGTCGCTGGCCTGGGGGCTGCTGCACTTCCTGTCCGTCTCCGCGCTGCCGTTCTGTGTCGGCGTCGCCGTGCAGGCCGTCGTCGACCGGTCCGGCGCGCAACTCGCCGTCGCGGGCGGGCTCCTGGTTCTGTGCTGTGCCGGGAACGCGCTCGGCGACACCTTCCTGCACCGCACCGCCGTCACCAACTGGATCACGGCCGCCGCGCGCGTCCAGCAGGTGCTGGCCCGCAAGACCGCGCAGTTGGGGTCGGCACTGACCCGGCGCGTCGCGGCCGGTGAGGTCGTGGCCGTCTCCACGGGTGACGTCGAGAAGATCGGCTGGTTCGTCGAGGCCTGGTCACGCTTCACGGCGGCGGCCGTCACCCTGGTGGTGGTCTGCGTCGGCCTGGTCGTCTACCAGCCGGCGCTCGGTGTGATCGTCGCCGTGGGGCTGCCCGTCCTGGCGGTCGCCGTGCTCCCACTGCTGCCCCGGGCGACCCGGCGGGCCGACTTCCAGCGCGAGAAGGCGGGCCGCGCCACCGAGCTGGCCTCCGACACCGTCGCCGGCCTGCGCGTCCTGCGTGGCATCGGCGGCGAGGAGCTCTTCCTCGACCGCTACCGCCGCGCCTCCCAGGAGGTACGCCACGCGGCCGTGCGCAGCGCCCGGATGTGGTCGCTGATCTCGGCGATCCAGGTGCTGCTGCCGGGGCTGCTGCTGATCGCGGTGGTCTGGTACGGCGTCCACCTGGCCGGCCAGGGCCGGGTCACCGTCGGCGAACTGGTCACCGTCTACAGCTCGATCATGATCCTCACCTATCCGCTCAGGCACTTCGAAGAGATCGCGATGGCCTACTCCTTCTCCCGGCCCTCGGCACGGCGAGCCGCGCGCGTGCTGTCGCTGGAACGGGTCACCGACACCGACGGGTCGCGCGACGGGTCCGAGGTGCCCGCCGGGGATCTGTACGACCCCGCCACCGGACTGCTCGCCTCCGCCGGCCGGCTCACCGCCGTGGTGTGCGGCGACCCGGACGCCGCGGGGCGGCTGGCCGAACGGCTGGGCGGGCACCCCTCGGAGGAGGGCGCCTCGGTGCTCCTGGGCGGCGTCCCTCTCGACGAGTTGCCGCTCGACTGCGCCCGCACGGCCGTCCTCGTGCAGGACAAGGACCCGGTACTGCTCTCCGGCACCCTGCGCGAACTGCTCGACGTGCCCAGGTCGGGCGATGTGGGCGCCGAGCAGGCCCTGGCGGCCGCGCAGTGCGAGGACGTCCTGGCGGCCCTGGTCCAGGGGTCGCTCGACGCCGAGGACCCGATGGACGCCCGGATCACCGAACGCGGCCGCTCCCTGTCCGGCGGCCAGCGCCAGCGCCTCGCCCTCGCCCGGTCGCTGATGACGGACCCGGAGGTGCTCGTCCTGGACGAGCCGACCTCCGCCGTCGACTCCCACACGGAGGCCCGGATCGCCGAGGGCGTACGGAATCTGCGGGAGGGGCGCACGACCGTGGTGTTCACCTCGTCGCCGCTGCTCCTGGACCGCGCCGACCGGGTCGTGCTCGTCCATGAGGGCACGGTCGCGGCGGTCGGCGCGCACCGCGAGCTGGTGCACGGCGAACCGCGGTACCGGGCCGTGGTGACCCGCGAGACCGAGGAGGAGGCCACCCTGAACGCCGCACTGCCCGACCGCGATGCGGCGGCCGAAGGAGCCGGTGCCGCCCTCGACCGTGGACTGAAGGAACTGCAAGAGATCGAGGAGTCAGCATGA